The genomic interval AATGGGTGTTGTATCATTATTTATAGCATCAGCAAATGATTCTAATTCATCTAGAATAGCATTATTAGGCGTTACATCAGGATTATCAAAATAAATTTGTTTCTTAACACCTTCGGCATTTTGTAGAATCATAGCAAATTCATCTGGATTTTCAGGCACCTCTTTCATTCTCACTATTTCTGATTTTTTTTCAAGAAAATCAACAGAGATATAGGCATCTTTTTGAAAAAAACGTGTTTTACGCATATTTTTCATTGAGATCCTACTTGCCGTAAGGTTAGCTACACAGCCATTTTCAAATTCAATTCTAGCATTCGCAATATCTGGAGTCTCGGATATAACCGAAATTCCACTTGCATGTACATTTTTGACTTCAGAATTAACCACAGAAAGAATAATATCAATATCATGTATCATTAAATCTAAAACTACTGGAACATCGGTTCCTCTTGGATTAAATTCTGCCAATCTATGTGTTTCTATAAACATTGGCGTGTCAATCATGTTATTTACAGCGGTAAATGCTGGATTAAAACGTTCTACATGACCAACTTGACCTCTAACATGTTGTTGAATTGCTAACGTTCTAATAGCTTCTGCTTCTTGTAGTGTATTAGTTATTGGCTTTTCAATGAAAATATGTTTACCTTTTTCAATTGCTTGTTTAGCGCATTCAAAATGTGATAAGGTAGGCGTAACAATATCTACAACTTCTACAGCATCAATTAGTTCTTCGATAGTTGAAAATAATTTGTATCCAAAAGAATTAGCCACTTTTTCAGCATTTTCTTTAAATGGATCATAAAATCCAACTAATTCGTATTTTTCTGATTCTTGTAAT from Lutibacter sp. Hel_I_33_5 carries:
- a CDS encoding Gfo/Idh/MocA family protein — its product is MLKVGVLGAGHLGKIHLRLLQESEKYELVGFYDPFKENAEKVANSFGYKLFSTIEELIDAVEVVDIVTPTLSHFECAKQAIEKGKHIFIEKPITNTLQEAEAIRTLAIQQHVRGQVGHVERFNPAFTAVNNMIDTPMFIETHRLAEFNPRGTDVPVVLDLMIHDIDIILSVVNSEVKNVHASGISVISETPDIANARIEFENGCVANLTASRISMKNMRKTRFFQKDAYISVDFLEKKSEIVRMKEVPENPDEFAMILQNAEGVKKQIYFDNPDVTPNNAILDELESFADAINNDTTPIVSLHQGTEALRVAQQIIDCF